Proteins encoded by one window of Sus scrofa isolate TJ Tabasco breed Duroc chromosome 12, Sscrofa11.1, whole genome shotgun sequence:
- the FTSJ3 gene encoding pre-rRNA processing protein FTSJ3 gives MGKKGKVGKSRRDKFYHLAKETGYRSRSAFKLIQLNRRFQFLQKARALLDLCAAPGGWLQVAAKFMPVSSLIVGVDLVPIKPLPNVVTLQEDITTERCRQALRKELKTWKVDVVLNDGAPNVGASWVHDAYSQAHLTLMALRLACDFLGRGGCFITKVFRSRDYQPLLWIFQQLFRRVQATKPQASRHESAEIFVVCQGFLAPDKVDSKFFDPKFAFKEVEIQAKTVTELVTKKKPKAEGYAEGDLTLYHRTSVTDFLRAANPVDFLSKASEIAIDDEELARHPATTEDVRACCQDIRVLGRKELRSLLNWRTKLRRHVAKKLKEQAKAMDISLSSGEEEEGEEEEQAARASQQPSKEEEEEEQLNRTLAEMKAQEVAELKRKKKKLLREQRKQRERVELKMDLPGVSIADEGETGMFSLRTIRGHQLLEEVTQGDMSAADTFLSDLPSDDIYISDAEEDDDDSASLDSDLDPEDLAGVREPQGLKDQKRVRLAEANDEKEEEGENPLLVPLEEKAVLQEEQASLWFSKDGFSGIEDDADEALEISQAQLLYESRRKGQQPLPAPSSVKTERKPPPCQGEAPEGAGAPSGTEAATGPGGEARDSSSDSDSSSSEDEDTWKPRSQKRRRGPEAGDDDGFEIVPIEDPARHRILDPEGLALGAIIASSKKAKRDLIDDSFSRYTFNEDEGELPEWFVQEEKQHRIRQLPLDKKEVEYYRKRWREINARPIKKVAEAKARKKRRMLKKLEQTKKKAEAVVNTVDISEREKVAQLRSLYKKAGLGKEKRQVTYVVAKKGVGRKVRRPAGVRGHFKVVDSRMKKDQRAQQRKEQKKKHKRK, from the exons ATGGGCAAGAAGGGCAAAGTAGGGAAGAGCCGGCGGGACAAGTTCTATCACCTGGCGAAAGAGACCG gTTACCGTTCCCGCTCTGCTTTCAAGTTGATCCAGCTGAATCGCCGCTTTCAATTTCTGCAGAAAGCCCGAGCCTTGCTAGACCTGTGCGCTGCACCAGGTGGATG GCTGCAGGTGGCTGCCAAGTTTATGCCTGTCTCCAGCCTTATTGTGG GTGTGGACTTGGTTCCAATCAAGCCTCTTCCCAATGTGGTGACTCTCCAGGAGGATATCACAACAGAACGTTGTAGGCAG GCCTTGAGGAAGGAGCTGAAGACCTGGAAAGTTGATGTTGTGCTTAATGATGGGGCCCCCAACGTTGGGGCCAGCTGGGTCCATGATGCTTATTCACAAG CCCATTTGACCCTGATGGCTCTGCGTTTGGCTTGCGATTTTCTGGGTCGCGGTGGCTGCTTCATCACGAAGGTTTTCCGTTCTCGTGATTATCAGCCCTTACTGTGGATCTTCCAGCAGCTCTTCCGCCGTGTCCAGGCCACTAAGCCCCAAGCGTCTCGTCATGAATCTGCAGAGATTTTTGTGGTCTGCCAGG GATTCCTGGCGCCTGACAAGGTTGACAGTAAATTCTTTGACCCCAAGTTTGCCTTCAAGGAGGTTGAAATTCAGGCCAAGACTGTTACCGAGTTGGTGACTAAGAAGAAGCCAAAG GCTGAAGGCTATGCCGAGGGTGACCTCACTCTCTATCACCGAACCTCAGTCACTGACTTCCTCCGAGCTGCCAACCCTGTCGACTTTCTCTCCAAAGCCAGCGAA ATTGCAATAGATGATGAAGAGTTGGCACGGCATCCAGCCACCACCGAGGATGTACGGGCATGCTGTCAGGATATCAGAGTGCTGGGCCGCAAGGAGCTTAG ATCCCTACTGAACTGGAGGACGAAGCTTCGGCGACATGTGGCCAAGAAGCTGAAAGAACAAGCAAAGGCAATGGACATCAG CCTCAGctcaggggaggaagaggaaggggaggaggaggagcaggcggCCCGGGCCTCGCAGCAGCCCtctaaggaggaggaggaggaggagcagctcAACCGGACCCTGGCAGAGATGAAGGCCCAGGAGGTGGCGGAGTTAAAGAG gaagaaaaagaagctgCTGCGCGAGCAGAGGAAGCAGCGGGAGCGTGTGGAGCTGAAGATGGAtcttcctggagtttccatcgccGATGAGGGGGAGACTGGCATGTTCTCCCTGCGCACCATCCGGGGTCACCAG TTGTTAGAGGAGGTGACGCAAGGGGACATGAGTGCTGCAGACACGTTTCTGTCTGACCTGCCAAGTGATGACATCTACATATCAGACGCTGAGGAGGACGACGACGACAGTGCATCTCTGGATAGTGACCTGGATCCAGAGGACCTAGCAGGAGTCAGAGAACCTCAAGGTCTAAAGGACCAAAAGCG TGTACGACTTGCTGAAGCAAATgatgagaaagaggaggagggagagaaccCGCTGCTGGTGCCACTCGAGGAAAAGGCGGTACTGCAGGAAGAACAAGCCAGCCTGTGGTTCTCAAAG GATGGCTTCAGCGGGATCGAGGATGATGCTGACGAGGCCCTGGAGATCAGCCAGGCACAGCTGTTGTACGAGAGCCGTCGCAAGGGGCAGCAGCCACTGCCAGCACCTTCCAGCGTGAAGACTGAGAGAAAACCACCCCCATGCCAGGGTGAGGCCCCTGAAGGGGCAGGGGCTCCTTCAGGGACAGAGGCTGCCACAGGCCCTGGCGGGGAAGCCAGAGATAGCAGCTCTGACAGCGACAGCAGCAGCAGTGAGGATGAAGACAC TTGGAAACCACGCAGTCAGAAGCGAAGACGGGGGCCTGAGGCAGGGGATGACGACGGGTTTGAGATCGTGCCCATTGAGGACCCAG CGAGACATCGGATACTGGACCCTGAAGGCCTGGCTCTAGGCGCCATTATTGCCTCTTCCAAAAAAGCCAAGAGAGACCTCATAGATGACTCCTTCAGCCG GTACACATTTAATGAGGATGAGGGGGAGCTTCCAGAGTGGTTTGTGCAGGAGGAGAAGCAGCACAGGATACGACAGCTGCCTCTTGATAAGAAGGAGGTGGAGTATTACAGGAAACGCTGGCGGGAAATCAACGCCCGTCCCATCAAGAAAGTGGCTGAGGCTAAGGCCAGAAAGAAACGGAGG ATGCTGAAGAAGCTGGAGCAGACCAAGAAGAAGGCAGAAGCTGTGGTCAACACGGTGGACATCTCAGAGCGGGAGAAAGTGGCACAGCTTCGAAG TCTCTACAAGAAGGCAGGGCTTGGAAAGGAGAAACGCCAGGTCACCTATGTCGTAGCCAAAAAAGGTGTGGGCCGCAAAGTACGCCGACCAGCTGGAGTCAGAGGTCACTTCAAGGTGGTGGACTCGAGGATGAAGAAAGACCAAAGAGCACAGCAACGGAAGGAGCAGAAGAAAAAGCACAAGCGCAAGTGA